The sequence GATGTCTGTCCGACAACAACAATATCCGCTGTTTTGATCGGAATCGATTTACTGCTTTTTCCGTCTGAAACGGTAATCCCCAATTCGGAAGCACTTTTGGCTAAACGCGGGAAGTAAGCGTAAACGCGGTATTTACCCGCTTTTACGATGTCGGGCGTAAACCGTACGGTTGCCTTTTCCTCTCCCTGACCTTCATAAATCAGATAGGATGGGCCATACCCACCTTTACTCTTGTTCTCGACACGCCACGGGCCAGTAATTGTGGTCATCTTTTGGCTATCATTGTCTACCAGAATTTCGGGAGTACTCCCATCGGCCAGTGGATTGGCCTTCAGTTCCTGTTGTAGTTTAGCAATATTCACTTTTTGCACACTGGTTTTCGCGTCGATCGCCATGGCCGCTGCCAACGCAGTCGATTGACCCAATACCATGAAAACGGGTTCCATTCGAATAGAACCGTATGCAATGTGCGAAGCCGACAGGCAAACCGGCACCAGCAGATTCTGGCATTCGTTTTCTTTTGGGATCAGGGCACGGTACGAGATGGGATAAGGCCCAAAACCACCGACCTCCACATTCCCTTCATTCTTAGCCATTTTCTTGCCATCTTTTTCAATGACGATGCGCTGGATGTTATGCGAATCCATTGTGTAAGCCGCCATACCTACCCCGTCGGTTACTACTTCCTTACCCTGGCAATTCGCCTGCGTCATGACATAGGCTCCTACCATCCGGCGGGCTTCCCGAATGTAGAGTTGTGGCGACCAGTTGCCCGTATCGGTGTACTCATCTTTCGGATAACCCCATTTCAGCATTTGGTCCCGAAGCTCCTGAGGCACGCGAGAATCATGACCGAAAAAATAGAGCAACCCTTTGGTATACAACTCGTGGTCACGGATAATCTGCGCCCGCTTTTCGTAGCTTCCGTCCGGATATCCGTAATTCATCCCGATCATATCCGTCGAGAAACCGTTTCGATTGTTGATATCGGTTTTTTTGTTGGGCATTCCACTCCAGATAAAATAATCGTTGAGCGACCGCTTCTGGGGTTGAGCAGCAATCAGCCGTACCAGCAATTCGTACTTTGTTGAATCATACCCGGCCGGACGCGTAATAGCCACCTGATTGGCCGGATCAGACGAAAGACAAATGCGGTAATTGTAGGCTTGCGCTTTATTGTCACCCGTTCCGTTGGGTTCCAGTTTCGCCGGGCTGACGCCCCAGACTAAGCCCGAGTCTGGATTTCCGGGTGTTTTGTAAGGATCAATTCCATCGGGCAGTTGATGACCGGTCATCAACTGCACACCACTGATGGTTTCATTGTATTTTGAATTATCCTCACGCCCAACGGTGTAGGAAACACCGGCTTTTGCCATCAGATCGCCTTCATAGGAGCAATCGATAAACATCTTAGCCCGAATGGTTCGTTTGGCCAACGGTTTATCCGAATTCTCCAGAACAATTTCCTGAATCTGCCCACTGCTTTTCTTAACGCTCGAAAGCCGATGCGAAAGTAATACGTCGATCTGTCCGCGCTTGACATATTCACTAAATAAGTCCTCGGCAACATGAGGCTCAAAAATCCACTGCTCAAACTTCCCGTAATGTTGCCCGATGCGTCGGTAATAATCACGGGCCAGACCCGTGATGGCGTATTTATTGCCAATATCTGTCAAACCCAATCCACCGGAGGTCATGCCACCCAGGTGCTTGCCCGGCTCGATGAGGATCACAGTTTTACCGGCTTTTCTGGCAGTAAAAGCAGCAATGACCCCACCTGACGTGCCACCATATACGCAGATATCGACCTGTTGCTGGGCAATGGCGGAGTATGTGAGCAATAAACTGAGACAGATTGTAATCGTGTAACGCATGATATTGTGGTTTTGTGGTATGACTGGTTCGTAGCTGTTCAGGAAGTTAACTGATTGCTTTATACCTAGCTTATTTTCCATTTAACGTTTCGAGCTGATTTGCTTCAAAATTCGGGTCAGTGGTTGCCATACCTTTGCTATACACCAGAATTGCTTTTTGCTGAAGCAGGGCACTTTGTAATTCAGGAACCGCCAACTCATGTACAGACTGCGATTTCTGCACACACAAAGCCGCAGCCGTTCCGGCAGCCTGACCCAGCGCCATCCAGCAGGGTTCCATCCGAAGTGTCGAAAAACCGATGTGGGTAGCCGAAGCGGGAACCGGAGCCAACAGATTTTCCAATGGAGAGTCTGGCACAATTACCCGGAATGGTACCGTATAAACCGCCGACGGATAACTAATGAAACCATCTAGATGAATTCGCCCCGCTTCCCGTTTCCGTACGGCGTGCGAATCAAGGGCATAATGGCTGGCCGTTATACTGTCGGGGTGGAGCGGAGGTCGTTCGCCCGGCCTGACGGGTTGAGCGTCCAGTGCCTTGAAAATGTATTTACCCTTCATCCGTCGAC comes from Spirosoma aureum and encodes:
- a CDS encoding FAD-dependent oxidoreductase encodes the protein MRYTITICLSLLLTYSAIAQQQVDICVYGGTSGGVIAAFTARKAGKTVILIEPGKHLGGMTSGGLGLTDIGNKYAITGLARDYYRRIGQHYGKFEQWIFEPHVAEDLFSEYVKRGQIDVLLSHRLSSVKKSSGQIQEIVLENSDKPLAKRTIRAKMFIDCSYEGDLMAKAGVSYTVGREDNSKYNETISGVQLMTGHQLPDGIDPYKTPGNPDSGLVWGVSPAKLEPNGTGDNKAQAYNYRICLSSDPANQVAITRPAGYDSTKYELLVRLIAAQPQKRSLNDYFIWSGMPNKKTDINNRNGFSTDMIGMNYGYPDGSYEKRAQIIRDHELYTKGLLYFFGHDSRVPQELRDQMLKWGYPKDEYTDTGNWSPQLYIREARRMVGAYVMTQANCQGKEVVTDGVGMAAYTMDSHNIQRIVIEKDGKKMAKNEGNVEVGGFGPYPISYRALIPKENECQNLLVPVCLSASHIAYGSIRMEPVFMVLGQSTALAAAMAIDAKTSVQKVNIAKLQQELKANPLADGSTPEILVDNDSQKMTTITGPWRVENKSKGGYGPSYLIYEGQGEEKATVRFTPDIVKAGKYRVYAYFPRLAKSASELGITVSDGKSSKSIPIKTADIVVVGQTSGEWVALGDYELPKGQASSVEIAAKQVDGPVVADAVLFVPAF